The following coding sequences are from one Neurospora crassa OR74A linkage group I, whole genome shotgun sequence window:
- a CDS encoding pre-mRNA splicing helicase, protein MTDHHRDVSQYKYSAMSNLVLQADRRFVTRRTDEATGDPESLAGRLSIKDMGSRVARDSAPKPKKAGAMPDVERGSLREGADILQREKKKGKLESATRGGGILTGADALIEGLRYRPRTQPTRDAFNLILTIVAEHLGDVPHEVVRSAADAVLEYLKDDDLKDFDKKKEVDDILGVSMGPKQFNELINLGKKITDYDAQDEDEDAGDARQEGDDEIDGRQGVAVNFENDEDDDGMVDVVRDESSDEEDFAEDEELPDSNEVVDGEGGQEEVVEDILNGEAMVIDSAPEGKKSGSDDNSIPARDIDAFWLQRQIGRLYPDAHIQHDKTMSALKTLSGEPDEPGGEEKQLRDIENDLMELFDYEHHELVQKLIANREKVVWLTRLARAENEEERNTIKREMASEGLRWILDELEGKTDGGQKKIKMDIKMDIDSGAFADKEGQKPERPEGQLVGGLQPRKLINLENLIFDQGNHLMTNPKVRLPEGSTKRTFKGYEEIHVPPPKKRNDPSDAHVPISEMPEWAQIPFSTAKSLNKIQSKCYPTAFGDDGNMLVCAPTGSGKTNVAMLTILREIGKHRNEAGEIDLDAFKIVYIAPLKALVQEQVGNFGKRLEPFGIRVAELTGDRQLTKQQISETQIIVTTPEKWDVITRKATDLSYTNLVRLIIIDEIHLLHDDRGPVLESIVARTIRKTEQTGEPVRIVGLSATLPNYRDVASFLRVDTNTGLFHFDGTFRPCPLRQEFIGVTDRKAIKQLKTMNDITYQKVLEHVGQNRNQMLIFVHSRKETAKTARYIRDKALEMDTINQILKHDAGTREVLSEASNSVNNTDLKDILPYGFGIHHAGMSRADRTDVEDLFASGHIQVLVCTATLAWGVNLPAHTVIIKGTQVYSPEKGSWVELSPQDVLQMLGRAGRPQFDTYGEGIIITTQGEMQYYLSLLNQQLPIESQFASKLVDNLNAEIVLGNVRSRDEGVEWLGYTYLFVRMLRSPGLYQVGAEYEDDEALEQKRVDLIHSAATVLKKSNLIKYDEKTGKLQSTELGRIASHYYISYGSMDTYNKLIQPSITDVELFRVFAQSAEFKYIPVRQEEKLELAKLLAKVPIPVKESIEEPTAKINVLLQAFISRLKLEGLALMADMVYVTQSAGRILRAIFEITMKKGWASVAKLALNLCKMAEKRMWPTMSPLRQFPNCPVEIIRKAERIDVPFSSYFDLDPPRMGELLGLPKAGKTVCSLVAKFPRVEVQAQVQPMTRSMLRIELAITPNFEWDADIHGLSESFWIIVEDCDGEDILFHDQFILRKDYAESESNEHIVEFTVPITEPMPPNYFISVISDRWMHSETRLPVSFRKLILPERFPPHTELLDLQPLPVNALKAKDYSALYPDWQQFNKVQTQTFKSLYETDNNVLICSPTGSGKTVCAEFALLRHWAKKEHGRAVYIAPFQELVDLRFQDWQKRFANLRGGKDIVKLTGETTTDLRLLEQGDLIMATPLQWDVLSRQWKRRKNVQTVELFIADELHLLGGQMGYVYEIIVSRMHYIRTQTELPLRIVGLSVSLANARDVGEWIDAKKHDIYNFSPHVRPIPLELHIQSYSIPHFPSLMLAMAKPTYLAVTQLSPDQSALIFVPSRKQTRATARDILTACLADDDEDRFLHVDVEQIQKLLDRVQEAALAEALKHGVGYYHEALSLNDKRIVKHLYNNGAIQVLIASRDVCWELDCTAHLVVVMGTQYFEGREHRYVDYPLSEVLQMFGKALQQNKAGRGCGVLMVPAVKREYYKKFLNEALPVESHLHNFLHDAFVTEISTKMIESGEDAINWATFTYFYRRLLANPSYYSLTDPTHDGLSQYLSDMVEATLKDLAESKIIDFDEDDGTVAPQNAAMIAAYYNISYITMQTFLLSLTAKTKLKGILEIVTSATEFEAIQIRRHEEVILRRIYESVPVKMAEPVFDSPHFKAFVLLQAHFSRMNLPIDLAKDQEVILTKVLSLLSATVDILSSDGHLNAMNAMEMSQMVVQAMWDRDSPLKQIPNFTTEVIKTANKYGIRDIFDFMEKMNPEENADYASLVRDLGLSQAQLAQAAEFTNNKYPDVSLEFELEDKDNIRANEPAYLKINIEREVDEDEEFDPTVHAPFYPGKKTENWWLVVGEESSKTLLAIKRVTIGKKLNVRLEFTVPTPGRHDLKLMLMSDSYVGVDQDPAFSVMVEEGMDVDESDEEEEEEE, encoded by the coding sequence ATGACGGACCACCACCGCGATGTGTCGCAATATAAATACTCGGCCATGTCCAACCTGGTTCTCCAGGCGGACCGTCGTTTCGTCACGAGGCGTACCGATGAGGCCACGGGAGACCCCGAGTCCCTAGCCGGGCGTCTGTCCATCAAAGATATGGGCTCCAGAGTCGCTCGCGACTCAGCACCAAAGCCCAAGAAGGCGGGCGCCATGCCCGACGTCGAGCGGGGCAGTCTAAGGGAAGGTGCTGATATCCTGCAacgagagaagaagaagggcaaacTCGAGTCCGCTACAAGAGGTGGAGGTATTCTTACTGGCGCCGACGCGCTTATCGAAGGTCTCCGCTACCGCCCTCGAACGCAGCCGACGCGCGATGCCTTCAACCTTATCCTCACCATTGTCGCCGAACACTTGGGCGACGTGCCCCATGAGGTCGTTCGCAGTGCTGCTGACGCGGTTCTCGAATATCTCAAGGATGACGACCTGAAGGATtttgacaagaagaaggaggttgatgataTTCTTGGAGTCTCGATGGGGCCCAAGCAGTTCAACGAGCTCATAAATCTCGGCAAAAAGATCACGGATTACGACGCtcaagatgaagacgaggatgcgGGCGATGCTAGGCAAGAAGGCGACGACGAGATTGACGGTCGCCAGGGTGTTGCGGTCAACTTCGAgaacgatgaagatgatgatggcatggttgatgttgttcgGGACGAATCttccgatgaggaggattttgcggaggatgaagagctgCCTGACAGCAACGAGGTGGTCGATGGTGAAGGAGGtcaggaggaggtggtcgaAGATATTCTGAACGGCGAGGCCATGGTCATCGATTCAGCAccggaagggaagaaaagcgGGTCTGACGACAATTCCATACCCGCCAGAGATATCGATGCGTTCTGGTTACAACGCCAGATTGGCCGGCTATATCCCGACGCACATATCCAGCATGATAAGACAATGTCTGCGCTCAAGACTCTTTCCGGCGAGCCCGATGAGCCAGGTGGTGAAGAAAAGCAGCTCCGCGACATCGAAAACGACTTGATGGAGCTTTTTGATTACGAACACCACGAGCTTGTGCAAAAACTCATTGCTAACCGGGAGAAGGTCGTATGGCTTACTCGGCTGGCCAGAGCTGAgaatgaggaggagagaaatACGATCAAGCGGGAGATGGCTTCTGAGGGTCTGCGTTGGATTCTGGACGAGCTGGAAGGCAAGACCGACGGCGGccagaagaagatcaagatgGACATCAAGATGGACATTGACTCGGGGGCCTTTGCTGATAAGGAAGGCCAAAAGCCTGAGCGTCCCGAGGGACAGCTAGTCGGAGGTCTGCAGCCACGCAAGTTAATAAACCTGGAGAACCTCATATTCGATCAGGGTAACCACCTTATGACCAATCCCAAAGTACGACTTCCCGAGGGCTCGACAAAGCGCACCTTCAAGGGCTATGAAGAAATCCATGTGCCCCCACCAAAGAAGCGCAACGACCCCAGCGACGCCCATGTCCCGATTTCTGAAATGCCTGAGTGGGCTCAGATACCTTTCAGCACGGCCAAATCGTTAAACAAGATTCAGTCAAAGTGCTATCCTACTGcctttggtgatgatggaaacATGCTTGTCTGTGCTCCGACGGGCTCTGGCAAGACCAACGTGGCGATGCTCACCATCCTTCGTGAGATCGGGAAGCATAGAAACGAAGCCGGCGAGATCGACCTGGACGCCTTCAAGATCGTCTATATCGCGCCCTTGAAAGCCCTTGTTCAAGAACAGGTCGGCAACTTCGGAAAGCGTCTCGAACCATTCGGTATCAGGGTGGCCGAACTCACTGGCGATCGGCAACTTACTAAGCAACAGATCTCGGAAACGCAGATTATCGTTACGACCCCCGAAAAATGGGATGTCATCACGAGAAAGGCTACTGATCTCTCCTACACCAACCTGGTCCGCCTGATTATTATTGACGAGATCCATCTCCTTCACGATGACCGTGGTCCTGTGCTTGAAAGCATTGTCGCCAGAACCATCCGCAAGACAGAGCAGACCGGTGAGCCTGTTCGCATTGTGGGCTTGTCTGCCACTCTGCCCAACTACCGCGACGTAGCGAGCTTCCTGCGTGTGGATACGAACACCGGGCTCTTCCACTTCGATGGTACCTTCCGCCCTTGCCCCCTCCGTCAAGAGTTTATCGGCGTCACGGACAGAAAGGCCATCAAGCAGTTAAAGACCATGAATGATATCACCTACCAAAAGGTCTTGGAGCACGTAGGACAGAATCGCAATCAGATGCTCATCTTTGTCCATTCCAGAAAGGAAACGGCAAAGACCGCCAGGTACATCAGGGACAAGGCTTTGGAAATGGACACCATCAACCAGATCTTGAAGCACGACGCCGGAACCCGTGAAGTCCTGAGCGAAGCCTCCAACTCTGTCAACAACACCGATCTGAAGGATATCTTGCCCTATGGCTTCGGTATCCATCATGCTGGTATGAGTCGTGCTGATCGTACCGACGTCGAAGATTTGTTTGCCAGTGGCCATATCCAGGTTCTTGTGTGCACAGCCACTCTTGCTTGGGGTGTCAACCTTCCAGCCCATaccgtcatcatcaaggGCACGCAAGTGTACTCGCCTGAAAAAGGTAGCTGGGTTGAGCTCAGTCCTCAGGATGTGCTGCAGATGCTTGGTCGTGCCGGTCGTCCTCAGTTCGACACCTATGGTGAaggtatcatcatcaccacccagGGAGAGATGCAGTACTACCTTTCGCTCCTTAACCAGCAGTTACCCATTGAAAGTCAATTTGCTAGCAAGTTGGTTGATAACCTCAATGCTGAAATCGTGCTGGGCAATGTCAGAAGCCGTGACGAAGGTGTAGAGTGGCTTGgctatacctacctctttGTTCGTATGCTTCGCTCTCCTGGTCTTTACCAAGTTGGGGCAGAGtacgaggatgatgaagctTTGGAGCAAAAACGTGTCGACCTAATACATTCCGCTGCTACTGTGCTGAAAAAGTCAAATCTAATCAAGTATGACGAGAAGACCGGAAAGCTTCAGTCCACTGAACTTGGCCGCATCGCCTCGCACTACTACATCAGCTATGGTTCGATGGATACCTACAACAAGTTGATTCAACCCTCTATCACCGATGTCGAACTCTTCCGAGTATTCGCTCAGAGCGCCGAATTCAAGTACATTCCTGTTCGGCAAGAAGAAAAGCTGGAATTGGCCAAGCTCCTGGCAAAGGTACCCATTCCGGTCAAGGAGAGCATTGAGGAGCCTACCGCAAAGATCAACGTGTTGTTACAGGCGTTCATCTCTCGTCTGAAGCTGGAGGGTCTCGCCCTCATGGCTGACATGGTCTACGTTACGCAATCTGCTGGTCGTATTCTTCGGGCTATCTTTGAAATCACGATGAAGAAGGGATGGGCATCAGTTGCTAAGCTGGCCCTGAACCTGTGCAAGATGGCCGAGAAGAGGATGTGGCCAACCATGTCGCCGCTGAGACAGTTCCCCAACTGTCCTGTTGAGATTATCAGGAAGGCTGAAAGGATCGACGTGCCCTTTTCCAGCTACTTCGATCTGGACCCTCCTCGGATGGGCGAGCTTCTCGGACTACCCAAGGCGGGCAAGACTGTTTGCAGCCTGGTGGCCAAGTTCCCCCGCGTCGAGGTCCAAGCCCAGGTGCAGCCCATGACAAGGTCGATGCTGCGCATTGAGCTTGCGATCACGCCAAACTTCGAATGGGATGCCGATATCCATGGGCTTTCCGAGAGCTTTTGGATTATCGTAGAAGATTGCGATGGGGAAGACATTCTTTTCCATGATCAGTTCATCCTGCGCAAGGACTATGCGGAGTCCGAGTCCAACGAACACATTGTTGAATTCACTGTACCCATTACTGAGCCCATGCCCCCCAACTATTTTATCTCCGTCATTTCCGACAGGTGGATGCATTCCGAGACACGTCTGCCCGTGTCGTTCAGGAAACTCATTCTCCCAGAGAGATTCCCTCCTCACACCGAACTGCTTGACCTGCAACCACTACCGGTCAATGCCTTGAAGGCCAAGGACTATTCCGCGCTGTATCCTGATTGGCAACAATTCAACAAGGTGCAAACACAGACTTTCAAGTCCCTGTACGAGACTGACAACAACGTCCTCATCTGCTCACCAACGGGCAGTGGCAAGACTGTTTGTGCCGAGTTTGCCTTGCTGCGCCACTGGGCTAAGAAGGAACACGGCCGGGCCGTCTACATTGCACCTTTCCAGGAACTCGTAGATCTGCGATTCCAGGACTGGCAGAAGCGGTTTGCTAACCTCCGCGGCGGCAAGGACATTGTGAAGCTTACAGGAGAGACGACCACTGACCTTAGGCTCCTGGAGCAAGGCGACCTCATCATGGCCACACCGCTGCAGTGGGATGTCCTGTCGCGGcagtggaagaggaggaagaacgTTCAGACGGTAGAGCTTTTCATCGCTGACGAGCTGCACTTACTTGGTGGCCAGATGGGCTACGTCTACGAGATCATCGTCTCGCGGATGCACTATATCAGGACCCAAACGGAGTTGCCACTAAGGATTGTCGGCCTCAGTGTGTCTCTTGCCAACGCTCGTGATGTTGGCGAATGGATCGACGCGAAAAAGCACGACATTTACAACTTCAGCCCGCATGTGCGACCTATTCCATTGGAATTGCACATTCAGTCATACTCCATCCCCCACTTTCCGTCCCTCATGCTGGCGATGGCAAAGCCTACTTATCTGGCCGTTACTCAGCTTTCTCCCGACCAATCTGCTCTCATCTTCGTGCCCAGTCGGAAGCAAACAAGAGCCACGGCACGAGATATCCTCACCGCCTGCTTGgctgacgatgatgaagatcgTTTCCTTCATGTAGACGTTGAGCAGATCCAAAAGCTCCTTGATCGCGTTCAAGAAGCGGCATTAGCTGAGGCCCTGAAGCACGGTGTTGGTTACTACCACGAAGCCCTGAGTCTCAATGACAAGCGCATCGTCAAGCATCTCTATAACAACGGCGCCATCCAGGTGCTGATCGCCTCTCGCGATGTGTGCTGGGAGCTTGATTGCACTGCTCATCTGGTAGTTGTTATGGGCACCCAGTATTTCGAGGGCAGGGAGCACCGCTATGTTGATTATCCCCTGAGCGAGGTTTTGCAAATGTTTGGCAAGGCCCTCCAGCAGAATAAGGCTGGGCGTGGTTGCGGTGTCTTGATGGTTCCTGCGGTCAAGCGGGAGTATTACAAGAAGTTCCTCAACGAAGCCCTCCCTGTCGAGTCTCATCTGCACAATTTCCTCCACGATGCCTTCGTGACAGAAATCAGCACCAAGATGATTGAGTCAGGTGAAGATGCCATCAACTGGGCTACTTTTACTTACTTCTACCGCCGCCTGCTCGCCAACCCAAGCTACTACAGTTTGACAGACCCTACGCACGACGGTCTCAGCCAGTATCTCTCCGACATGGTTGAGGCTACCTTGAAGGATCTGGCCGAGTCCAAGATCATCGACttcgatgaggatgacggcACCGTTGCTCCTCAGAACGCCGCCATGATTGCTGCTTACTACAACATCTCGTACATTACGATGCAaaccttccttctttcgctGACGGCAAAGACAAAGCTGAAGGGTATCCTCGAGATCGTGACGTCGGCTACCGAGTTTGAAGCGATCCAGATCAGAAGACATGAAGAAGTCATTCTGCGTCGCATTTACGAGAGTGTCCCCGTCAAGATGGCCGAGCCTGTCTTTGATTCACCGCATTTCAAGGCCTTCGTTCTCTTGCAGGCCCACTTCTCCAGGATGAACCTCCCCATCGATCTCGCAAAGGATCAAGAGGTCATCCTCACCAAGGTGCTCAGCCTGCTGAGCGCTACTGTTGACATTCTCTCGTCGGATGGTCACCTCAACGCCATGAACGCCATGGAAATGTCCCAGATGGTGGTGCAAGCGATGTGGGATCGGGATAGCCCGCTCAAGCAGATTCCCAACTTCACGACGGAGGTCATCAAAACGGCCAACAAGTACGGTATCCGAGACATCTTCGACTTTATGGAGAAGATGAACCCCGAGGAGAACGCCGACTACGCCTCTCTGGTCAGGGACCTTGGTCTGTCTCAGGCCCAGCTCGCCCAGGCTGCCGAgttcaccaacaacaagtaCCCCGACGTCTCGTTGGAGTTCGAGCTTGAAGACAAGGACAACATTCGGGCGAACGAGCCTGCATACCTCAAGATCAACATTGAGCgcgaggttgatgaggacgaggagttTGATCCTACGGTGCACGCTCCGTTTTACCCTGGCAAGAAGACGGAGAAttggtggttggtggttggCGAGGAGAGCTCCAAGACTCTGCTGGCGATCAAGCGGGTCACCATTGGCAAGAAGCTCAACGTCAGGCTGGAGTTTACGGTGCCTACGCCTGGTCGCCACGACCTGAAGCTAATGTTGATGAGCGACAGCTATGTCGGTGTTGATCAGGATCCGGCGTTTTCGGtcatggtggaggagggaatggatgttgatgagagcgacgaggaggaggaagaggaggagtag